The following coding sequences are from one Cryptococcus deuterogattii R265 chromosome 1, complete sequence window:
- a CDS encoding dihydroxyacetone kinase, which produces MTLAQKHLLNTPQTLVVDSLRGLATLNPNVKLDEAQRVIYTPPSESKVALLSGGGSGHEPAHAAFVGPGLLSAAICGNIFASPNVAQIRRGLELVTREKGSLIVVMNYTGDALHFGLAAEQHRSAGKVGDVRVLMVGDDVAVGRQQGSIVGRRGLAGTILVYKVAAALSDKGADLDSVENIAKYVASRLGTLGVGLEHCHVPGTRAGTSHLGANEVEVGMGIHNEAGTYKLDMTTVSELVGRMLTQITDTTDKDKSFVPFKGDGSDEVVLLVNDLGAISELEMGGITNEAVKWLQSRNIKVRRVLAGTYMTSLNMPGFSLTLLLLPSASEKPPYSAHEVLEYLDAPASAPGWKWHAGREPGTLDVKIEEASIPVQKDNAVLPSTDSKGFLAAITRACKALIAAEPELTEQDQIAGDGDAGLTLEAGAKGVLKAVEQGRLKGENVVQDIKIIAEIVEEDMGGTSGALYSIFFAGLGKSLRDAATNGAKNTTPEVWSKAAAGALDTLYKYTRARPPSRTLVDPLDAFIASLPSKGLSSAAEDALAAADKTKELVAKAGRGAYVNQEDLKKREVPDPGAWGIWRIVDGLRGFEA; this is translated from the exons ATGACTCTCGCTC AAaaacatcttctcaacacTCCTCAGACCCTTGTGGTCGATTCACTTAGGGGCCTGGCCACCCTGAATCCCAATGTAAAACTTGATGAGGCCCAAAGAG TAATCTACACACCTCCGTCAGAATCTAAAgtcgctcttctctcagGCGGCGGTTCTGGTCACGAACCTGCCCATGCCGCATTTGTAGGACCTGGATTGTTGTCAGCTGCAATCTGCGGAAACATTTTTGCTTCTCCGAACGTCGCTCAAATCCGTCGAGGACTCGAGTTGGTGACACGCGAAAAGGGTAGTCTCATCGTTGTCATGAACTACACAGGCGATGCTTTACACTTCGGTTTGGCCGCCGAACAACATAGGAGTGCAGGGAAAGTTGGAGATGTTCGAGTCTTGATGGTTGGCGATGATGTGGCTGTTGGCAGGCAACAGGGAAGCATCGTTGGTAGACG AGGGCTGGCCGGTACAATTTTGGTGTATAAAgtggctgctgctcttTCCGATAAAGGTGCCGACCTTGATTCTGTAGAAAACATTGCCAAATATGTAGCTTCCCGGCTCGGCACTCTTGGTGTGGGCCTCGAACACTGTCAT GTGCCAGGAACTCGTGCTGGTACTTCCCATCTTGGAGCCAACGAAGTCGAAGTT GGCATGGGTATTCACAACGAAGCCGGCACTTACAAGCTCGACATGACAACTGTGTCCGAATTGGTGGGAAGAATGCTCACCCAAATCACCGATACTACCGACAAGGACAAATCGTTCGTGCCTTTCAAAGGCGATGGCTCTGATGAGGTAGTGTTGTTGGTGAACGACTTGGGAGCCATAAGCGAGCTTGAAATGGGTGGCATCACAAACGAAG CCGTCAAATGGCTTCAGTCAAGGAACATCAAAGTTCGTCGAGTCCTTGCTGGCACTTATATGACATCTCTCAACATGCCTGGTTTCTCccttactcttcttctcctcccttctgCTTCTGAAAAACCACCTTACTCTGCCCATGAGGTTCTTGAGTACCTTGACGCTCCGGCTAGTGCTCCAGGATGGAAGTGGCATGCCGGTAGGGAACCCGGAACGCTTGATGtgaagattgaagaggcaTCTATTCCCGTGCAGAAAGACAACGCTGTTTTACCAT CCACTGACTCAAAAGGCTTCCTTGCTGCTATTACCCGGGCTTGCAAGGCTCTTATTGCCGCCGAACCTGAACTCACTGAACAAGATCAGATCGCcggagatggggatgcaGGTCTCACTTTGGAGGCCGGCGCCAAGGGTGTGTTGAAGGCGGTTGAGCAGGGCAGATTGAAGGGCGAAAATGTTGTGCAGGATATCAAGATCATTGCCGAAATTGTCGAGGAAGACATGGGTGGCACTTCCGGTGCTCTTTACTC GATATTCTTTGCGGGACTGGGCAAGTCCTTGAGAGATGCTGCGACGAATGGTGCCAAGAACACAACCCCTGAGGTTTGGAGCAAAGCAGCTGCTGGAGCGCTGGACACTCTCTACAAAT ACACTCGTGCCAggcctccttctcgaaCCCTTGTTGACCCCCTTGACGCTTTTATTGCCTCCTTACCTTCAAAAGGACTTTCCTCCGCGGCAGAAGACGCacttgcagcagcagacaAGACCAAAGAGCTCGTGGCTAAGGCTGGTCGAGGAGCATATGTGAATCAGGAAGATCTGAAGAAGCGTGAAGTCCCGGATCCTGGGGCTTGGGGTATCTGGCGAATTGTGGATGGCTTGCGAGGGTTTGAGGCGTGA
- a CDS encoding carbonic anhydrase, translating into MSQSSLDYPEMKELFNRNLKWSEKVWAKNPSFFPHHFPGERPEILWIGCSDARVPETTILGCQPGDVFVHRNIANLFSPQDDSLNAVLMVALMNFKVKHIVVTGHTNCVGCLTALNVSRLPPSPPTTPLQRYIRPLATLARTLYTPDGPPTLDLLVEENVIQQVKNLMESDIIKDNWKKRGADGAVIHGWVYHLENGLFGISMSPWDHQGMSDIRK; encoded by the exons ATGAGTCAATCCAGTCTCGATTATCCGGAGATG AAAGAGCTTTTCAACCGCAATCTCAAGTGGTCGGAAAAGGTTTGGGCGAAGAACCCCTCC TTCTTCCCCCACCATTTCCCTGGCGAACGACCGGAAATCTTGTGGATCGGTT GCTCTGACGCACGCGTTCCTGAGACAACCATTTTGGGCTGCCAGCCTGGGGATGTTTTTGTACACCGAAACATTGCAAA CTTGTTCTCACCTCAAGATGATTCACTCAACGCGGTGTTGATGGTCGCTTTGATGAACTTCAAAGTCAAGCACATTGTCGTTACA GGACACACAAACTGCGTAGGCTGCCTTACAGCTCTCAACGTTTCTCGTCTCCCGCCTAGCCCTCCCACGACTCCTTTGCAGCGTTACATCAGGCCGCTTGCAACGCTCGCCCGAACACTGTATACTCCTGATGGTCCTCCTACTTTAGATTTATTAGTGGAGGAAAATGTGATACAACAGGTGAAGAACCTAATGGAAAGCGATATAATCAAGGAC AACTGGAAGAAACGAGGTGCTGATGGCGCAGTCATTCACGGTTGGGTGTATCATCTTGAAAAT GGATTATTCGGGATCTCAATGTCTCCGTGGGACCACCAGGGCATGTCCGACATTAGAAAGTGA
- a CDS encoding thioredoxin: MVKAIESYDEWKTLISGSDVVVVDYWATWCGPCKMISPHFAKLEGKFPNVKFVKVDVEEQEEIAKEAQIKAMPTFIAYKDGQVIETVTGAVPAKINALLDKVAA; encoded by the exons ATGGTCAAGGCTATTGAATCTTACGACGAGTGGAAGACTCTC ATTTCTGGCTCCGatgtcgtcgtcgtcgacTACTGGGCGACTTGGTGCGGTCCTTGCAAGATGATCTCTCCCCACTTTGCCAAGCTTGAGGGCAAGTTCCCCAATGTCAAGTTTGTTAAGGTGGATGTTGAGGAGCAAGAG GAAATTGCCAAGGAAGCTCAAATCAAGGCCATGCCTACTTTCATCGCCTATAAAGACGGCCAGGTGATTGAGACTGTTACTGGTGCTGTCCCCGCAAAGATCAAT GCTTTGCTCGACAAGGTTGCTGCTTAA